One stretch of Priestia megaterium DNA includes these proteins:
- a CDS encoding alpha/beta-type small acid-soluble spore protein, producing the protein MANNKSSNNNELLVYGAEQAIDQMKYEIASEFGVNLGADTTARANGSVGGEITKRLVQMAEQQLGGGRF; encoded by the coding sequence ATGGCAAACAACAAAAGCAGCAACAACAATGAATTATTAGTATACGGTGCTGAACAAGCAATCGATCAAATGAAATATGAAATCGCTAGCGAATTTGGTGTAAACCTTGGTGCTGATACAACTGCACGTGCAAACGGATCAGTAGGTGGCGAAATCACAAAACGTCTTGTACAAATGGCTGAGCAACAACTTGGCGGCGGACGTTTCTAA